GAATAGATAAATGATACCTCCGCTTCACCAAAGTCTTTACCTTCGATACTTTCGAGAGGATATTGAGTTTCTACTGGAGCGGTCATAGAAATTTCATTGGAGCTAATATGTTGATAAAGTGGATAGAAAGCGTTATTGGCAGCATTGGCTAAATTGCCTTTTATCTTGTAGGTAGCTGCTCGGTAAGCAGGGTATTGTTTCACTCTTATCTCCCCAGGAGGAGTCGGGGCGGGGAAATCTTCAGGCAGTGGCGCGCTGTTGGCATCGAATATGCTAAACATTAAACAAGCCAGGGCTAGGAGGGTAAGAGGAATGAACATTTGTTTGATTTTCATAGCATTAATTTGATCAAAATCTCTTAAAAGGTTGCTTGTAGGTTTTATGTTGCTAACCTTTTTTCTAATTAATGTTAAATTATACTTTGTTTCTCTACCTAATTGCCCCTTGTTCTACTAATGACACAACCAACTAAAATATTAGCTTTTGCAGGAAGTGCCCGAATCGAATCTTTTAATAAAAAATTAGTTAAAATCGCGGCAGATGAGGCTAAAAAAGCAGGAGCAGAAGTTACTTATGTTGATTTTCTTGACTATCCTATGCCCTTGTTCAATGAAGATTTGGAGGCTAAAGAAGGCTTAC
This genomic stretch from Gloeocapsa sp. DLM2.Bin57 harbors:
- a CDS encoding ABC transporter substrate-binding protein, whose product is MKIKQMFIPLTLLALACLMFSIFDANSAPLPEDFPAPTPPGEIRVKQYPAYRAATYKIKGNLANAANNAFYPLYQHISSNEISMTAPVETQYPLESIEGKDFGEAEVSFIYSSPQIYPREVASNITVKDVEAMLAVSLGLRGAYNYESYQEGLRKLLIWLQQNPDYQSAGNPRRFFYDGPYIPDALKRSEIIIPVKFIKKF